One genomic segment of Humidesulfovibrio mexicanus includes these proteins:
- the rplB gene encoding 50S ribosomal protein L2: MSIRKVKPTSAGRRFQTISTFEEITRSTSEPSLTVGLSKKSGRNHFGRITSRRRGGGHKRLYRIIDFRRDKSGIPAKVAHVEYDPNRSARIALLHYADGEKRYILAPLGLNVGDQILAGDTADIKPGNALMLSKIPVGTVIHNVELHPGRGGQFCRAAGAYAQLVAKEGAYALLRLPSGEVRKVLSHCMATIGQVGNIHHEKVALGKAGRNRWKGRRPEVRGVAMNPVDHPLGGGEGRSSGGRHPVSPWGMPSKGYKTRKPKKSSSKLIVKRRGQK, from the coding sequence ATGTCCATCCGTAAGGTTAAACCCACTTCGGCTGGACGCCGCTTCCAGACCATTTCGACGTTCGAGGAGATCACCCGGAGCACCTCCGAGCCCTCGCTCACCGTTGGTCTTTCGAAGAAGTCCGGTCGCAACCACTTTGGCCGCATCACCTCCCGTCGTCGCGGCGGCGGGCACAAGCGCCTGTATCGCATCATCGACTTCCGTCGTGACAAGTCCGGCATTCCGGCCAAGGTCGCGCATGTGGAGTATGATCCGAACCGCAGCGCCCGCATCGCCTTGCTGCATTACGCTGACGGCGAGAAGCGCTACATCCTGGCCCCCCTCGGCCTTAACGTGGGCGACCAGATTCTTGCCGGCGACACCGCCGACATCAAGCCCGGCAACGCGCTGATGCTGTCCAAGATTCCGGTCGGCACCGTCATCCACAACGTTGAGTTGCACCCCGGACGTGGCGGTCAGTTCTGCCGCGCCGCAGGTGCCTATGCCCAGCTTGTGGCCAAGGAAGGCGCGTACGCACTGCTGCGCCTGCCCTCCGGCGAAGTCCGCAAGGTGCTCTCCCACTGCATGGCCACCATCGGCCAGGTGGGCAACATCCACCATGAGAAGGTCGCCTTGGGCAAGGCCGGCCGCAACCGTTGGAAGGGGCGTCGTCCCGAGGTTCGCGGCGTTGCCATGAACCCTGTCGACCACCCGTTGGGCGGTGGTGAGGGCAGAAGCTCCGGCGGTCGCCACCCGGTTTCTCCGTGGGGTATGCCGAGCAAGGGCTACAAGACCCGCAAGCCGAAGAAGTCGTCCTCGAAGCTCATCGTCAAGCGCCGCGGGCAGAAGTAG
- the rpsS gene encoding 30S ribosomal protein S19 — protein MARSIKKGPFVDGHLQTKVDTANENKDRRVIKTWSRRSTILPEMVGLTFAVHNGRKFIPVFVTENMVGHKLGEFAPTRTFFGHAADKKAKGK, from the coding sequence ATGGCCAGATCTATCAAAAAAGGCCCCTTCGTGGACGGCCACCTTCAGACGAAGGTCGATACCGCCAACGAGAACAAGGACCGCCGCGTCATCAAAACCTGGTCCCGCAGGTCCACCATACTTCCGGAAATGGTCGGGCTCACCTTTGCCGTCCACAACGGCCGGAAATTCATTCCCGTGTTCGTTACCGAGAACATGGTCGGGCACAAGCTGGGCGAATTCGCCCCAACCCGCACCTTCTTCGGCCACGCCGCGGACAAGAAAGCCAAGGGCAAGTAG
- the fusA gene encoding elongation factor G — translation MSKVVPSERQRNIGIMAHIDAGKTTTTERILYYTGVSHKIGEVHDGQATMDWMVQEQERGITITSAATTCFWREHRVNIIDTPGHVDFTMEVERSLRVLDGAVAVFDAVAGVEPQSETVWRQADRYRVPRIAFVNKMDRVGANYFRCVDMIRDRLGAKPVPLHIPIGSEDQYTGMVDLVRGNAIVYGDNTDKGASFDIVEVPADLKDKYDELRQVMLEAVVEEDEALMEKYLAGDELSVDEIIQGIRSATIAMKICPVLCGTAFRNKGVQPLLDAVVDYLPSPIDIPPMVGANPDNEEEKIECPCDAGKPLAALAFKLMTDPFVGHLTFLRVYSGRIESGATVVNAGNGKKERIGRLLKMHANKREEIKEALAGDIVAAVGLKSVSTGDTLADLKAPVVLESLDVPEPVIEVAIEPKTKADRDLLSQSLAKLTKEDPSFRVKGDEETGQTLIAGMGELHLEIIVDRLLREFNVNANVGAPRVAYRETITKPAKADMKHAKQTGGRGQYGHVVIEIEPNPAGGYVFEDEIKGGVIPKEYIAPVDRGIQDALKNGIQAGFPAVDIKVRLVFGSYHEVDSSEQAFYVAGSMAIKEACQKAGPVLLEPIMSVEVVTPEEYLGDVMGDLNGRRGRVSNLEARVSSQVIRSQVPLSNMFGYATDLRSRTQGRATFTMQFDHYEQVPGSIAEEIMKKK, via the coding sequence GTGTCCAAAGTCGTCCCCAGCGAGAGGCAGCGCAACATCGGCATCATGGCCCACATTGACGCCGGAAAGACCACGACCACCGAGCGCATCCTCTATTATACCGGCGTGTCCCACAAGATCGGCGAAGTCCATGACGGCCAGGCCACCATGGACTGGATGGTGCAGGAGCAGGAGCGCGGCATCACCATCACCAGCGCCGCCACCACCTGCTTCTGGCGCGAGCACCGCGTCAACATCATCGATACCCCGGGCCACGTCGACTTCACCATGGAAGTCGAGCGCAGCCTCCGCGTGCTCGACGGCGCCGTGGCCGTGTTCGACGCCGTGGCCGGCGTGGAGCCCCAGTCCGAGACCGTGTGGCGCCAGGCCGACCGCTACCGGGTGCCTCGCATCGCCTTCGTGAACAAGATGGACCGCGTGGGCGCGAACTACTTCCGCTGCGTGGACATGATCCGCGATCGCCTGGGCGCCAAGCCCGTTCCGCTGCACATCCCCATCGGCAGCGAGGACCAGTACACCGGCATGGTGGACTTGGTGCGCGGCAACGCCATCGTCTATGGCGACAACACCGATAAGGGGGCGAGCTTCGACATTGTTGAGGTTCCCGCCGATCTCAAGGACAAGTACGACGAACTGCGTCAGGTGATGCTGGAGGCCGTGGTCGAGGAAGACGAGGCCCTGATGGAGAAGTACCTCGCCGGGGATGAACTCTCCGTCGACGAGATCATCCAGGGCATCCGCAGCGCCACCATCGCCATGAAGATATGCCCGGTGCTGTGCGGCACCGCCTTCCGCAACAAGGGTGTGCAGCCCCTGCTGGACGCCGTTGTGGACTACCTGCCTTCGCCCATCGACATTCCTCCCATGGTCGGCGCCAATCCCGACAACGAGGAAGAGAAGATCGAGTGCCCCTGCGACGCGGGCAAGCCCCTGGCCGCACTGGCCTTCAAGCTCATGACCGACCCCTTTGTCGGCCACTTGACCTTCCTGCGCGTGTATTCCGGCCGCATCGAGTCCGGCGCCACCGTTGTGAACGCGGGCAATGGCAAGAAGGAGCGCATCGGCCGCCTCTTGAAGATGCACGCCAACAAGCGTGAGGAAATCAAGGAAGCCCTCGCCGGAGACATCGTCGCCGCCGTCGGCTTGAAGAGCGTCTCCACCGGCGACACCCTGGCCGACCTCAAGGCCCCCGTGGTCCTTGAGTCCCTGGATGTTCCCGAGCCGGTCATCGAGGTCGCCATCGAGCCCAAGACCAAGGCCGACCGCGACCTGCTCTCCCAGAGCCTCGCCAAGCTGACCAAGGAGGACCCCTCCTTCCGCGTCAAGGGCGACGAGGAAACCGGCCAGACCCTTATCGCGGGCATGGGCGAACTGCACCTTGAAATCATCGTTGACCGCCTGCTGCGCGAGTTCAACGTGAACGCCAATGTTGGCGCTCCCCGCGTGGCCTACCGCGAAACCATCACCAAGCCTGCCAAGGCTGACATGAAGCACGCCAAGCAGACCGGCGGCCGTGGCCAGTATGGTCACGTCGTCATCGAGATCGAGCCGAATCCGGCTGGCGGCTACGTGTTCGAGGACGAGATCAAGGGCGGCGTGATCCCCAAGGAATACATCGCCCCTGTTGACCGCGGCATCCAGGACGCCCTCAAGAATGGCATCCAGGCCGGATTCCCCGCCGTGGACATCAAGGTCCGGCTCGTGTTCGGCTCCTACCATGAGGTGGACTCCAGCGAGCAGGCCTTCTACGTCGCCGGTTCCATGGCCATCAAGGAAGCCTGCCAGAAGGCCGGCCCCGTTCTGCTTGAGCCCATCATGAGCGTCGAGGTCGTCACTCCCGAGGAGTACCTCGGCGATGTCATGGGCGACTTGAACGGCCGTCGTGGCCGCGTGAGCAACCTGGAGGCGCGCGTCTCCTCCCAGGTCATCCGCTCCCAGGTGCCCCTGTCCAACATGTTCGGCTACGCCACGGACCTGCGTTCGCGCACCCAGGGCCGCGCCACCTTCACCATGCAGTTCGACCACTACGAGCAGGTGCCGGGCAGCATTGCCGAAGAGATCATGAAGAAGAAATAG
- the rplV gene encoding 50S ribosomal protein L22, whose amino-acid sequence MEAKAIAKYLRVSPRKVRLVAENIKGKPVEDALNILKFTPKKSAQLISKVLYSAIANAGQIPGCDVDALVVGNVMVNEGPSWKRIMPRAMGRAYRIHKRTSHITVIVKEK is encoded by the coding sequence ATGGAAGCCAAAGCTATCGCCAAGTACCTGCGCGTTTCCCCGCGCAAGGTGCGCCTCGTGGCGGAGAACATTAAGGGCAAGCCCGTTGAGGATGCGCTGAACATCCTGAAGTTCACGCCCAAGAAATCGGCTCAGCTCATCAGCAAGGTGCTGTATTCGGCCATCGCCAACGCCGGACAGATTCCCGGCTGCGACGTTGACGCCCTCGTGGTCGGCAATGTGATGGTGAACGAGGGTCCGTCCTGGAAGCGCATCATGCCCCGTGCAATGGGCCGCGCCTACCGGATCCACAAGCGCACCAGCCACATAACCGTCATCGTTAAGGAAAAGTAG
- the rpsG gene encoding 30S ribosomal protein S7 translates to MPRKGPVTKRQVLPDPVYGSRMAAKFINRLMYDGKKSTAERIFYSALEMLGEKSKEDPIRAFEKALDNVRPHTEVKSRRVGGATYQVPMEVRPDRQSALAIRWVISYSRSRGEKGMVDRLSGELLDAFNNRGGAVKKKEETHKMAEANKAFAHYRW, encoded by the coding sequence ATGCCCCGCAAAGGTCCCGTCACCAAGCGTCAGGTCCTGCCTGATCCGGTCTACGGCAGCCGCATGGCCGCCAAGTTCATCAACCGCCTCATGTACGACGGCAAGAAGAGCACCGCTGAGCGCATCTTCTACAGCGCCCTCGAAATGCTTGGCGAGAAGAGCAAGGAAGATCCCATCCGCGCCTTTGAAAAGGCGCTGGACAATGTGCGCCCCCACACCGAGGTGAAGAGCCGCCGCGTTGGCGGCGCCACCTACCAGGTGCCCATGGAGGTGCGTCCCGACCGCCAGAGCGCCCTGGCCATTCGCTGGGTCATCAGCTACTCCCGCTCCCGCGGCGAGAAGGGCATGGTCGACCGTCTGTCCGGCGAGCTGCTGGACGCCTTCAACAATCGCGGCGGCGCCGTGAAGAAGAAGGAAGAAACCCACAAGATGGCCGAGGCCAACAAAGCCTTCGCCCACTACCGCTGGTAG
- the rpsL gene encoding 30S ribosomal protein S12 codes for MPTISQLIRKSRKQIGKRKKTPALLECPQRRGVCTRVYTTTPKKPNSALRKVARVRLTNGIEVTAYIPGEGHNLQEHSVVLIRGGRVKDLPGVRYHIIRGTLDTAGVSDRRQGRSKYGAKRPK; via the coding sequence ATGCCTACTATCAGCCAGTTGATCCGCAAGTCGCGCAAACAGATCGGCAAGCGCAAGAAGACCCCGGCACTGCTGGAATGTCCGCAGCGCCGCGGCGTGTGCACCCGCGTGTACACCACCACGCCCAAGAAGCCGAACTCGGCCTTGCGTAAGGTCGCCCGCGTGCGCCTGACCAACGGCATCGAGGTCACCGCGTACATTCCCGGCGAGGGTCACAACCTTCAGGAGCACTCGGTTGTGCTCATCCGCGGCGGCCGCGTGAAGGACCTTCCCGGTGTCCGTTACCACATCATCCGCGGCACGCTCGACACCGCCGGCGTGTCCGATCGTCGCCAGGGCCGTTCCAAGTACGGCGCCAAGCGCCCGAAGTAA
- the rpsJ gene encoding 30S ribosomal protein S10 codes for MAAMTSDRIRIKLKAYDYRILDKAVTEIVDTARNTGAAIAGPVPLPTNFHKTTVQRSVHVDKKSREQFEMRIHKRLLDILEPTQQTVDALGKLSLPAGVDVEIKL; via the coding sequence ATGGCTGCGATGACGAGCGACCGTATTCGGATCAAGCTCAAGGCCTACGATTACCGCATCCTGGACAAGGCGGTGACGGAAATCGTCGATACCGCCCGGAACACCGGAGCGGCCATCGCTGGTCCTGTGCCTTTGCCCACCAACTTCCACAAGACCACAGTCCAGCGTTCCGTTCACGTGGACAAGAAGTCCCGCGAGCAGTTCGAGATGCGCATCCACAAGCGCCTGCTCGATATCCTGGAGCCCACCCAGCAGACCGTCGACGCCCTTGGCAAGCTTTCCTTGCCTGCCGGTGTTGACGTTGAGATCAAGCTGTAG
- the rplW gene encoding 50S ribosomal protein L23, with protein sequence MDYTKIIIRPVITEKANLAKEYLNQVSFVVAPGANKIEVKRAVEAAFGVHVEAVNIVRRRPSRRLRHGRTIGKVAGFKKAYVTLAEGDKIEFFEGV encoded by the coding sequence ATGGACTACACCAAAATCATCATTCGGCCCGTCATCACCGAGAAGGCCAACCTCGCCAAGGAGTACCTCAACCAGGTCTCCTTTGTGGTCGCCCCTGGCGCCAACAAGATCGAGGTCAAGCGTGCCGTTGAGGCCGCCTTCGGCGTTCATGTCGAGGCTGTGAACATCGTCCGCAGGCGTCCTTCTCGTCGGCTCCGCCACGGGCGGACCATCGGCAAGGTCGCAGGATTCAAGAAGGCCTACGTCACCCTCGCCGAGGGCGACAAAATCGAGTTCTTCGAGGGAGTCTAG
- the rplC gene encoding 50S ribosomal protein L3, whose translation MAKTLGLLGRKLGMTRIFADDGTVVPVTLISAGPCPVLQVKTSDKEGYNALQVGFDAIPERKVNKPEKGHQSKAGKGFYRHLKEFPLDAVDGYEVGQDITVDIFQPGEKVKVTGTSKGKGFQGVMKRYNFRGLKATHGAEKVHRSAGSVGTNTEPSRVFKGKKMAGHMGDERVTLPSVEIVDVRPEENIIVVKGQVPGCKNGLVMIRKAG comes from the coding sequence ATGGCAAAAACTCTCGGACTCCTCGGACGCAAACTTGGCATGACCAGGATTTTCGCGGATGACGGCACGGTTGTGCCCGTCACCCTCATTTCCGCCGGTCCCTGCCCTGTGCTCCAGGTCAAGACCTCGGACAAGGAAGGGTACAACGCCCTGCAGGTCGGTTTCGACGCCATCCCCGAACGCAAGGTGAACAAGCCGGAAAAGGGCCACCAGTCCAAGGCCGGCAAGGGCTTCTACCGCCACCTGAAGGAATTCCCCCTTGACGCCGTGGACGGCTACGAAGTCGGCCAGGACATCACTGTGGACATCTTTCAGCCCGGCGAGAAGGTCAAGGTCACCGGCACCTCCAAGGGCAAGGGCTTTCAGGGCGTCATGAAGCGGTACAATTTCCGCGGTCTGAAGGCCACCCACGGCGCGGAGAAGGTTCACCGCTCCGCAGGTTCCGTTGGCACCAACACCGAACCCTCGCGCGTGTTCAAGGGCAAGAAGATGGCCGGACACATGGGGGACGAGCGCGTCACCCTGCCCAGCGTCGAGATCGTTGATGTCCGCCCCGAGGAGAACATCATCGTGGTCAAGGGCCAGGTGCCCGGCTGCAAAAACGGCTTGGTGATGATCCGCAAGGCCGGGTAG
- the rpsC gene encoding 30S ribosomal protein S3, which translates to MGQKVHPVGFRLGYNKNWLSRWFSKKDYPAFMLQDDQLRKYVKKKLYHAGLAKIEIERAGGKVRLVLHTARPGIVIGRKGAEIEKLREDLKKEFGCDITIEVNEIRRPEVEAQLVAESIATQLERRVAFRRAMKRTVALSRKFGAEGIKVACAGRLAGAEIARSEWYRDGRVPLHTLRADIDFGYAMAKTTYGVIGVRVWIFKGEILDEVGK; encoded by the coding sequence ATGGGTCAGAAAGTACATCCGGTCGGATTCCGCCTGGGCTACAATAAGAACTGGCTCTCCCGCTGGTTCAGCAAGAAGGACTATCCCGCCTTCATGCTTCAGGACGACCAGCTGCGGAAATACGTCAAGAAGAAGCTGTACCACGCCGGTCTCGCCAAGATCGAGATCGAGCGCGCCGGCGGAAAAGTGCGCCTGGTGCTGCACACTGCCCGCCCGGGCATTGTCATTGGCCGCAAGGGCGCTGAGATTGAAAAGCTGCGTGAAGACCTGAAGAAGGAATTCGGCTGTGACATCACCATTGAGGTGAATGAGATCCGCCGTCCCGAGGTCGAGGCCCAGCTGGTCGCCGAGAGCATCGCCACCCAGCTTGAGCGTCGCGTCGCCTTCCGTCGCGCCATGAAGCGCACCGTCGCCCTGTCCCGCAAGTTCGGGGCCGAGGGCATCAAGGTCGCGTGCGCAGGCCGACTGGCTGGCGCTGAAATCGCCCGCTCCGAATGGTACCGCGATGGCCGCGTGCCCCTGCATACGCTCCGCGCCGACATCGACTTCGGCTACGCCATGGCCAAGACCACCTATGGTGTCATTGGCGTGCGGGTGTGGATCTTCAAGGGTGAGATACTCGACGAGGTAGGTAAGTAA
- the rplD gene encoding 50S ribosomal protein L4, whose protein sequence is MATVTIFDQMKKEVGSLELSPEIFEVEVRPEILHFVVRAQLAAKRAGTHSVKTRAFVSGGGKKPWKQKGTGHARAGSNRSPVWRGGAIIFGPQPRSYEFKVNRKVRRLALKMALTSRLLEDNLMVLKGIDMPEIKTKSFAEIVKNLGLEKALIVFKEADNNLLLSARNVPGIKLLPADKINAYDVLLYPKLVMLENAAVSVQERLK, encoded by the coding sequence ATGGCAACTGTCACCATATTCGACCAGATGAAGAAGGAAGTGGGCAGCCTCGAACTGTCCCCGGAGATCTTTGAGGTGGAGGTCCGCCCCGAGATCCTGCACTTCGTTGTGCGTGCTCAGCTGGCCGCCAAGCGTGCCGGGACCCACTCGGTCAAGACCCGTGCCTTTGTCTCCGGCGGCGGCAAGAAGCCCTGGAAGCAGAAGGGCACCGGCCACGCCCGGGCTGGCTCCAACCGCTCCCCTGTGTGGCGCGGCGGCGCGATCATCTTCGGCCCCCAGCCCCGCAGCTACGAGTTCAAGGTGAACCGGAAGGTCCGGCGTCTGGCGCTCAAAATGGCGCTGACCTCCAGGCTGCTTGAGGACAACCTCATGGTCCTCAAGGGCATCGACATGCCGGAGATCAAGACCAAGTCGTTCGCCGAGATCGTCAAGAACCTTGGCTTGGAAAAGGCCTTGATTGTTTTCAAGGAAGCAGATAATAACCTGCTTCTTTCAGCGCGTAACGTGCCCGGAATCAAGCTCCTCCCGGCTGATAAGATCAACGCCTACGATGTGTTGCTCTATCCCAAGCTGGTCATGCTTGAGAACGCGGCCGTTTCCGTTCAGGAGAGGTTGAAGTAG